In a genomic window of Helianthus annuus cultivar XRQ/B chromosome 10, HanXRQr2.0-SUNRISE, whole genome shotgun sequence:
- the LOC110882611 gene encoding uncharacterized protein LOC110882611, protein MDVEDDKLLLVVIIDNRSHDFYLRSCPRTRGAGKGKVRGCSLRVASWNVGTLSSKLLEVIDALKRRRVQIACLQETRWKGQRAEERNGYKLLYSGSDGAKNGVGFLVSTELHKNVIEVIRHNDRIMVLRNETGRDLLDFAAAHDLGIINSFFRKKDSHLITFSSGGRNTQIDYLLMRQEDRRMWMDCKVIPRETAAAQHHLLVADLAFKVRLTDRVRKTRPRIRCGNLKGEKIMLFRDKVNSMTQMRLGDDANRMWEAMATTITTVVNETLGVTTGKTSGHKESWWWNEDVHTKIKDKQQSFRDLLRCTDEEERLRVKEIYKNAKREAKKAVTEAKNTAYKQMYEHLETKEGEHDMFKISKARERRRQDLGVVKFIKGEDGRVLVKEHDFKLRWQTYFHDLFNDGRVYQQVSSNPMTQMRQQNNCYYRRITHEEVRMALRK, encoded by the exons ATGGATGTAGAAGACGATAAACTC TTGTTAGTTGTGATCATAGACAACAGAAGCCATGACTTTTACTTGAGATCATGTCCAAGGACGAGAGGTGCAGGTAAGGGTAAGGTTAGAGGGTGTAGTTTACGGGTGGCGTCTTGGAACGTAGGAACTCTTAGTAGTAAATTGTTGGAAGTGATAGACGCACTTAAAAGACGTAGGGTCCAGATAGCGTGCCTTCAGGAGACTAGGTGGAAAGGACAAAGAGCAGAAGAGCGCAATGGGTATAAGTTGTTGTATTCCGGGTCTGATGGGGCCAAGAACGGAGTAGGTTTTTTGGTGTCTACAGAATTGCATAAGAATGTAATTGAGGTGATAAGACACAACGATAGAATTATGGTGTTAAG GAATGAAACTGGTAGAGACCTTCTAGACTTTGCGGCAGCTCACGACCTAGGTATTATAAACTCGTTCTTTAGGAAGAAGGATTCTCATTTGATCACTTTTAGTAGCGGAGGACGTAACACGCAAATCGACTATCTTTTGATGAGGCAGGAAGATCGAAGGATGTGGATGGACTGCAAGGTTATACCAAGGGAGACTGCGGCGGCTCAACACCATTTGCTGGTAGCGGATTTAGCTTTCAAAGTAAGGCTAACTGACAGGGTGAGGAAAACCCGACCTAGGATCCGTTGTGGAAACTTGAAGGGAGAAAAAATTATGTTGTTTAGAGATAAAGTTAACTCGATGACACAGATGCGACTAGGTGACGATGCAAACCGGATGTGGGAGGCTATGGCGACTACGATCACGACAGTGGTGAATGAGACGCTGGGGGTAACAACAGGAAAGACTAGTGGGCATAAGGAGTCCTGGTGGTGGAACGAAGACGTGCATACCAAAATAAAGGATAAGCAACAGAGTTTTAGAGATCTTTTGAGGTGCACAGATGAGGAGGAACGACTGAGGGTGAAGGAGATTTACAAGAACGCAAAAAGGGAAGCAAAAAAGGCGGTGACCGAGGCAAAAAACACAGCCTACAAACAAATGTATGAACATTTGGAAACAAAAGAGGGGGAGCATGATATGTTTAAGATTTCCAAAGCTAGGGAGCGAAGAAGACAAGATCTAGGAGTAGTAAAGTTTATCAAAGGAGAGGATGGACGTGTTTTAGTCAAGGAACATGACTTTAAGTTGAGATGGCAAACTTACTTTCATGATCTTTTCAACGACGGTAGGGTGTACCAACAAGTTAGCAGCAATCCCATGACTCAAATGCGACAACAGAATAATTGCTACTACAGGAGGATCACACATGAAGAGGTAAGGATGGCACTTAGGaagtga